A DNA window from Pungitius pungitius chromosome 1, fPunPun2.1, whole genome shotgun sequence contains the following coding sequences:
- the LOC119222177 gene encoding protein-serine O-palmitoleoyltransferase porcupine-like isoform X1, translating to MGAFSRQKFFQELTHGCLLPTAQQGLEQVWQLLVICLLCRLLWMLGLPSFVKHLCTVAGGFYTLYLFFELHMIWVVLLSLLCYLFLFLCRHSTIRGTFLSITVLIYLLLGELHMMDTTNWHKMRGSQMVVAMKAISLAFDLDRGVVASVPSPVEFMGYIYFVGTVIFGPWISFNSYKEALEGRKLSLSWLLKVSVSWVKSQVCLVISNCVAPYLFPYFIPVYGDKLLRGKKRRKIRGTPAKWLLAYENTMSFHFSNYFVGYLGETTSTLAGAGFTEEKDNLKWDMTVSQPLNIEFPRSMVEVVTSWNLPMSRFLHTYVFKSALKFGTFSAIMVTYTASALLHGLSFHLGAVLISLGFITYIEHVLRKRLADVFNACILSKKCQPNCPHRNKKKLWVYVINVAFSALAILHLTYLGSVFNSSVDYMEEEEEDDVTHHTIQKWSELSWTSHWVTFGCWTLYRLIL from the exons ATGGGAGCATTCAGCCGACAGAAGTTTTTCCAAGAGCTCACTCATGGATGCCTGCTGCCTACAGCTCAGCAGGGCCTGGAGCAGGTATGGCAGCTGTTGGTCATCTGCCTGCTGTGTCGGCTTCTCTGGATGTTGG GCCTGCCTTCTTTTGTGAAACACCTGTGCACCGTGGCAGGCGGTTTCTACACTCTTTACCTGTTCTTTGAGCTTCACATGATCTGGGTGGTCCTCCTCAGCCTTCTCTGctacctcttcctcttcctgtgtcGCCACTCTACCATCCGAGGCaccttcctctccatcaccgTGCTCATCTACCTGCTGCTGGG AGAGCTGCACATGATGGACACCACCAACTGGCACAAGATGAGAG GTTCCCAGATGGTGGTCGCCATGAAAGCCATCTCGCTGGCCTTCGATCTGGACAGAGGTGTGGTGGCCAGCGTGCCGTCGCCCGTGGAGTTCATGGGCTATATTTACTTTGTGGGCACCGTCATCTTTGGACCCTGGATCAGCTTCAACAGCTACAAAGAAGCTTTGGAAGGACGTAAGCTG AGCCTTTCATGGCTGTTAAAAGTGTCTGTCAGCTGGGTGAAGAGCCAGGTGTGCCTTGTTATTTCCAACTGCGTGGCACCATACCTCTTCCCTTATTTCATACCGGTCTATGGAGACAAGCTACTGCGAGG caaaaagaggaggaagatcag AGGTACACCAGCAAA GTGGTTGTTGGCGTATGAGAACACAATGTCTTTCCACTTCAGCAACTACTTTGTGGGTTATCTGGGCGAGACCACCAGCACTCTGGCTGGGGCGGGCTTCACAGAAGAGAAAGACAACCTCAAATG GGATATGACTGTATCCCAGCCGCTGAATATAGAATTCCCCCGGTCCATGGTGGAGGTGGTGACATCGTGGAATCTGCCCATGTCTCGCTTTCTGCACACCT ATGTTTTTAAGAGTGCTCTCAAATTTGGGACGTTCTCTGCCATTATGGTGACGTATACAGCCAGCGCCCTTCTGCAt GGTTTGAGCTTCCATCTGGGTGCAGTACTCATATCTCTGGGGTTCATCACGTACATTGAGCACG tgttgCGCAAGAGGCTTGCAGACGTTTTTAACGCCTGCATACTGTCAAAGAAATGCCAGCCGAATTGCCCTCACCGcaacaaaaag AAGCTCTGGGTGTATGTGATTAACGTGGCATTCAGCGCTTTGGCCATCCTCCACCTGACGTACCTGGGCTCCGTGTTCAACTCCAGCGTGGactacatggaggaggaggaggag GATGATGTAACCCATCACACCATTCAGAAGTGGTCAGAGCTGAGCTGGACAAGCCACTGGGTCACATTTGGATGCTGGACGTTGTACCGCCTCATCCTCTAA
- the LOC119222177 gene encoding protein-serine O-palmitoleoyltransferase porcupine-like isoform X2, which produces MGAFSRQKFFQELTHGCLLPTAQQGLEQVWQLLVICLLCRLLWMLGLPSFVKHLCTVAGGFYTLYLFFELHMIWVVLLSLLCYLFLFLCRHSTIRGTFLSITVLIYLLLGELHMMDTTNWHKMRGSQMVVAMKAISLAFDLDRGVVASVPSPVEFMGYIYFVGTVIFGPWISFNSYKEALEGRKLSLSWLLKVSVSWVKSQVCLVISNCVAPYLFPYFIPVYGDKLLRGKKRRKIRWLLAYENTMSFHFSNYFVGYLGETTSTLAGAGFTEEKDNLKWDMTVSQPLNIEFPRSMVEVVTSWNLPMSRFLHTYVFKSALKFGTFSAIMVTYTASALLHGLSFHLGAVLISLGFITYIEHVLRKRLADVFNACILSKKCQPNCPHRNKKKLWVYVINVAFSALAILHLTYLGSVFNSSVDYMEEEEEDDVTHHTIQKWSELSWTSHWVTFGCWTLYRLIL; this is translated from the exons ATGGGAGCATTCAGCCGACAGAAGTTTTTCCAAGAGCTCACTCATGGATGCCTGCTGCCTACAGCTCAGCAGGGCCTGGAGCAGGTATGGCAGCTGTTGGTCATCTGCCTGCTGTGTCGGCTTCTCTGGATGTTGG GCCTGCCTTCTTTTGTGAAACACCTGTGCACCGTGGCAGGCGGTTTCTACACTCTTTACCTGTTCTTTGAGCTTCACATGATCTGGGTGGTCCTCCTCAGCCTTCTCTGctacctcttcctcttcctgtgtcGCCACTCTACCATCCGAGGCaccttcctctccatcaccgTGCTCATCTACCTGCTGCTGGG AGAGCTGCACATGATGGACACCACCAACTGGCACAAGATGAGAG GTTCCCAGATGGTGGTCGCCATGAAAGCCATCTCGCTGGCCTTCGATCTGGACAGAGGTGTGGTGGCCAGCGTGCCGTCGCCCGTGGAGTTCATGGGCTATATTTACTTTGTGGGCACCGTCATCTTTGGACCCTGGATCAGCTTCAACAGCTACAAAGAAGCTTTGGAAGGACGTAAGCTG AGCCTTTCATGGCTGTTAAAAGTGTCTGTCAGCTGGGTGAAGAGCCAGGTGTGCCTTGTTATTTCCAACTGCGTGGCACCATACCTCTTCCCTTATTTCATACCGGTCTATGGAGACAAGCTACTGCGAGG caaaaagaggaggaagatcag GTGGTTGTTGGCGTATGAGAACACAATGTCTTTCCACTTCAGCAACTACTTTGTGGGTTATCTGGGCGAGACCACCAGCACTCTGGCTGGGGCGGGCTTCACAGAAGAGAAAGACAACCTCAAATG GGATATGACTGTATCCCAGCCGCTGAATATAGAATTCCCCCGGTCCATGGTGGAGGTGGTGACATCGTGGAATCTGCCCATGTCTCGCTTTCTGCACACCT ATGTTTTTAAGAGTGCTCTCAAATTTGGGACGTTCTCTGCCATTATGGTGACGTATACAGCCAGCGCCCTTCTGCAt GGTTTGAGCTTCCATCTGGGTGCAGTACTCATATCTCTGGGGTTCATCACGTACATTGAGCACG tgttgCGCAAGAGGCTTGCAGACGTTTTTAACGCCTGCATACTGTCAAAGAAATGCCAGCCGAATTGCCCTCACCGcaacaaaaag AAGCTCTGGGTGTATGTGATTAACGTGGCATTCAGCGCTTTGGCCATCCTCCACCTGACGTACCTGGGCTCCGTGTTCAACTCCAGCGTGGactacatggaggaggaggaggag GATGATGTAACCCATCACACCATTCAGAAGTGGTCAGAGCTGAGCTGGACAAGCCACTGGGTCACATTTGGATGCTGGACGTTGTACCGCCTCATCCTCTAA
- the LOC119222177 gene encoding protein-serine O-palmitoleoyltransferase porcupine-like isoform X3 produces MGAFSRQKFFQELTHGCLLPTAQQGLEQVWQLLVICLLCRLLWMLGLPSFVKHLCTVAGGFYTLYLFFELHMIWVVLLSLLCYLFLFLCRHSTIRGTFLSITVLIYLLLGELHMMDTTNWHKMRGSQMVVAMKAISLAFDLDRGVVASVPSPVEFMGYIYFVGTVIFGPWISFNSYKEALEGRKLSLSWLLKVSVSWVKSQVCLVISNCVAPYLFPYFIPVYGDKLLRGWLLAYENTMSFHFSNYFVGYLGETTSTLAGAGFTEEKDNLKWDMTVSQPLNIEFPRSMVEVVTSWNLPMSRFLHTYVFKSALKFGTFSAIMVTYTASALLHGLSFHLGAVLISLGFITYIEHVLRKRLADVFNACILSKKCQPNCPHRNKKKLWVYVINVAFSALAILHLTYLGSVFNSSVDYMEEEEEDDVTHHTIQKWSELSWTSHWVTFGCWTLYRLIL; encoded by the exons ATGGGAGCATTCAGCCGACAGAAGTTTTTCCAAGAGCTCACTCATGGATGCCTGCTGCCTACAGCTCAGCAGGGCCTGGAGCAGGTATGGCAGCTGTTGGTCATCTGCCTGCTGTGTCGGCTTCTCTGGATGTTGG GCCTGCCTTCTTTTGTGAAACACCTGTGCACCGTGGCAGGCGGTTTCTACACTCTTTACCTGTTCTTTGAGCTTCACATGATCTGGGTGGTCCTCCTCAGCCTTCTCTGctacctcttcctcttcctgtgtcGCCACTCTACCATCCGAGGCaccttcctctccatcaccgTGCTCATCTACCTGCTGCTGGG AGAGCTGCACATGATGGACACCACCAACTGGCACAAGATGAGAG GTTCCCAGATGGTGGTCGCCATGAAAGCCATCTCGCTGGCCTTCGATCTGGACAGAGGTGTGGTGGCCAGCGTGCCGTCGCCCGTGGAGTTCATGGGCTATATTTACTTTGTGGGCACCGTCATCTTTGGACCCTGGATCAGCTTCAACAGCTACAAAGAAGCTTTGGAAGGACGTAAGCTG AGCCTTTCATGGCTGTTAAAAGTGTCTGTCAGCTGGGTGAAGAGCCAGGTGTGCCTTGTTATTTCCAACTGCGTGGCACCATACCTCTTCCCTTATTTCATACCGGTCTATGGAGACAAGCTACTGCGAGG GTGGTTGTTGGCGTATGAGAACACAATGTCTTTCCACTTCAGCAACTACTTTGTGGGTTATCTGGGCGAGACCACCAGCACTCTGGCTGGGGCGGGCTTCACAGAAGAGAAAGACAACCTCAAATG GGATATGACTGTATCCCAGCCGCTGAATATAGAATTCCCCCGGTCCATGGTGGAGGTGGTGACATCGTGGAATCTGCCCATGTCTCGCTTTCTGCACACCT ATGTTTTTAAGAGTGCTCTCAAATTTGGGACGTTCTCTGCCATTATGGTGACGTATACAGCCAGCGCCCTTCTGCAt GGTTTGAGCTTCCATCTGGGTGCAGTACTCATATCTCTGGGGTTCATCACGTACATTGAGCACG tgttgCGCAAGAGGCTTGCAGACGTTTTTAACGCCTGCATACTGTCAAAGAAATGCCAGCCGAATTGCCCTCACCGcaacaaaaag AAGCTCTGGGTGTATGTGATTAACGTGGCATTCAGCGCTTTGGCCATCCTCCACCTGACGTACCTGGGCTCCGTGTTCAACTCCAGCGTGGactacatggaggaggaggaggag GATGATGTAACCCATCACACCATTCAGAAGTGGTCAGAGCTGAGCTGGACAAGCCACTGGGTCACATTTGGATGCTGGACGTTGTACCGCCTCATCCTCTAA
- the wdr13 gene encoding WD repeat-containing protein 13 isoform X1, with the protein MWMRGWCFKFSERICPGSGFLSTRSACGMAAVWQQVLAVDARYNAYRTPTFPQFRTQYIRRRSQLLRENAKCGFEPGLRRQYLRLRSQLLALRYGPLSEQSSFRASSVRSSRTTLDRMEDFEEDPRAQGARGHRRSVSRGSYQLQAQMNRAVYDERPPGSLVPTSVAEASRAMAGDTTLSENYAFAGMHHIFDQHVDSAVPRLQFANDDKHLLACCSLDGSLSIMTLSPSPPSVKVTLKGHGGPVTDFAWSLSNDIIVSTSLDGTLRIWNTGDGRCIREVRDPESSELLCCTFQPMNNNLTVVGNSKHHLQVVNISTGKKVKGGSSKLTGRVLSLSFDAPGRILWAGDDRGSVFSFLFDMATGKLTKAKRLVVSEGSPICSISARSWISREARDPSLLINACVNKLLLYRVVDNDGTLQLKRSFPIKQGSQHVHSIFCPLMSFRQGACVVTGSEDACVYFFDVERNTKAIVNKLQGHGGPVLDVSFNCDESLLASADSTGMVIIWRREQK; encoded by the exons ATGTGGATGAGAGGATGGTGTTTCAAATTCTCTGAAC GGATCTGCCCTGGCAGTGGATTCCTCTCTACCCGGAGTGCTTGTGGAATGGCAGCAGTTTGGCAGCAGGTGTTGGCAGTGGACGCAAG gTACAATGCTTACCGCACGCCTACGTTCCCACAGTTCCGAACTCAGTACATCCGCCGACGCAGCCAGCTGCTCAGGGAGAACGCCAAGTGTGGCTTTGAGCCGGGGCTGCGCAGGCAGTACCTGAGGCTGCGCAGTCAGCTGCTGGCCCTGCGCTACGGGCCCCTGTCCGAGCAGAGCAGCTTCAGGGCCAGCAGTGTGCGCAGCTCCCGCACCACACTGGACCGCATGGAG GACTTCGAGGAGGACCCCCGCGCCCAAGGGGCTCGTGGTCACCGCCGGTCCGTCAGCAGAGGCTCCTACCAGCTACAGGCCCAGATGAACAGAGCGGTTTACGATGAGAG GCCCCCGGGCAGTTTGGTGCCCACCTCGGTGGCAGAGGCCAGTCGTGCCATGGCAGGGGACACCACCTTGAGTGAAAACTATGCGTTCGCTGGAATGCACCACATATTCGACCAACATGTAGACTCTGCTG TTCCACGTTTGCAGTTTGCAAATGACGACAAGCATCTCCTGGCTTGCTGCTCCCTGGATGGCAGCCTCTCCATCATGACGCTGTCCCCATCCCCCCCCAGTGTGAAGGTGACCCTCAAAGGTCACGGAGGTCCAGTGACTGACTTTGCCTGGTCGTTGAGCAATGACATCATCGTGTCGACATCACTCGATGGGACTCTGCGTATCTGGAACACGGGGGATGGCCGGTGCATTCGAGAGGTCAGAGATCCAGAGTCCAGCGAGTTGCTCTGCTGCACCTTTCAGCCCATGAACAACAACCTCACAGTG GTGGGAAACAGCAAGCACCATCTGCAGGTGGTGAACATCTCCACAGGGAAGAAGGTGAAGGGGGGCTCCAGTAAGCTGACGGGCCGCGTGCTGTCTCTGTCCTTTGATGCTCCGGGGAGGATCCTTTGGGCCGGCGATGACCGGGGCagtgttttttccttcctctttgacATGGCCACAG ggaagCTGACCAAAGCCAAGCGTCTGGTGGTGAGCGAAGGCAGCCCCATCTGCAGCATATCTGCTCGGTCCTGGATCAGCCGAGAGGCCAGGGACCCCTCCCTGCTGATCAACGCCTGTGTCAATAAGCTGCTGCTGTACAG GGTGGTGGACAATGATGGGACTCTGCAGCTGAAGAGGAGCTTCCCTATCAAGCAAGGGTCCCAGCATGTGCACAGCATCTTCTGCCCCCTCATGTCTTTCAGACAGGGGGCCTGTGTGG TGACCGGCAGCGAGGACGCCTGCGTCTACTTCTTCGACGTCGAGCGCAACACCAAGGCGATCGTGAACAAGCTGCAGGGCCACGGGGGGCCGGTGCTGGACGTCAGCTTCAACTGCGATGAGAGTTTGCTGGCGTCCGCCGACTCCACCGGCATGGTCATCATCTGGAGGCGGGAGCAGAAGTGA
- the wdr13 gene encoding WD repeat-containing protein 13 isoform X2, which produces MAAVWQQVLAVDARYNAYRTPTFPQFRTQYIRRRSQLLRENAKCGFEPGLRRQYLRLRSQLLALRYGPLSEQSSFRASSVRSSRTTLDRMEDFEEDPRAQGARGHRRSVSRGSYQLQAQMNRAVYDERPPGSLVPTSVAEASRAMAGDTTLSENYAFAGMHHIFDQHVDSAVPRLQFANDDKHLLACCSLDGSLSIMTLSPSPPSVKVTLKGHGGPVTDFAWSLSNDIIVSTSLDGTLRIWNTGDGRCIREVRDPESSELLCCTFQPMNNNLTVVGNSKHHLQVVNISTGKKVKGGSSKLTGRVLSLSFDAPGRILWAGDDRGSVFSFLFDMATGKLTKAKRLVVSEGSPICSISARSWISREARDPSLLINACVNKLLLYRVVDNDGTLQLKRSFPIKQGSQHVHSIFCPLMSFRQGACVVTGSEDACVYFFDVERNTKAIVNKLQGHGGPVLDVSFNCDESLLASADSTGMVIIWRREQK; this is translated from the exons ATGGCAGCAGTTTGGCAGCAGGTGTTGGCAGTGGACGCAAG gTACAATGCTTACCGCACGCCTACGTTCCCACAGTTCCGAACTCAGTACATCCGCCGACGCAGCCAGCTGCTCAGGGAGAACGCCAAGTGTGGCTTTGAGCCGGGGCTGCGCAGGCAGTACCTGAGGCTGCGCAGTCAGCTGCTGGCCCTGCGCTACGGGCCCCTGTCCGAGCAGAGCAGCTTCAGGGCCAGCAGTGTGCGCAGCTCCCGCACCACACTGGACCGCATGGAG GACTTCGAGGAGGACCCCCGCGCCCAAGGGGCTCGTGGTCACCGCCGGTCCGTCAGCAGAGGCTCCTACCAGCTACAGGCCCAGATGAACAGAGCGGTTTACGATGAGAG GCCCCCGGGCAGTTTGGTGCCCACCTCGGTGGCAGAGGCCAGTCGTGCCATGGCAGGGGACACCACCTTGAGTGAAAACTATGCGTTCGCTGGAATGCACCACATATTCGACCAACATGTAGACTCTGCTG TTCCACGTTTGCAGTTTGCAAATGACGACAAGCATCTCCTGGCTTGCTGCTCCCTGGATGGCAGCCTCTCCATCATGACGCTGTCCCCATCCCCCCCCAGTGTGAAGGTGACCCTCAAAGGTCACGGAGGTCCAGTGACTGACTTTGCCTGGTCGTTGAGCAATGACATCATCGTGTCGACATCACTCGATGGGACTCTGCGTATCTGGAACACGGGGGATGGCCGGTGCATTCGAGAGGTCAGAGATCCAGAGTCCAGCGAGTTGCTCTGCTGCACCTTTCAGCCCATGAACAACAACCTCACAGTG GTGGGAAACAGCAAGCACCATCTGCAGGTGGTGAACATCTCCACAGGGAAGAAGGTGAAGGGGGGCTCCAGTAAGCTGACGGGCCGCGTGCTGTCTCTGTCCTTTGATGCTCCGGGGAGGATCCTTTGGGCCGGCGATGACCGGGGCagtgttttttccttcctctttgacATGGCCACAG ggaagCTGACCAAAGCCAAGCGTCTGGTGGTGAGCGAAGGCAGCCCCATCTGCAGCATATCTGCTCGGTCCTGGATCAGCCGAGAGGCCAGGGACCCCTCCCTGCTGATCAACGCCTGTGTCAATAAGCTGCTGCTGTACAG GGTGGTGGACAATGATGGGACTCTGCAGCTGAAGAGGAGCTTCCCTATCAAGCAAGGGTCCCAGCATGTGCACAGCATCTTCTGCCCCCTCATGTCTTTCAGACAGGGGGCCTGTGTGG TGACCGGCAGCGAGGACGCCTGCGTCTACTTCTTCGACGTCGAGCGCAACACCAAGGCGATCGTGAACAAGCTGCAGGGCCACGGGGGGCCGGTGCTGGACGTCAGCTTCAACTGCGATGAGAGTTTGCTGGCGTCCGCCGACTCCACCGGCATGGTCATCATCTGGAGGCGGGAGCAGAAGTGA
- the LOC119222178 gene encoding probable G-protein coupled receptor 173, producing the protein MANQSFAIDGPGSLLAVLASQSGMARAGSNGGSNGGSNGGGISAADVSAYFKLVFLGLIICVGLVGNLLVSLLVLRDRTLHKAPYFFLLDLCLADAVRSAACFPFVLVSVHNSSSWTYSALSCKVVAFMAVLFCFHAAFMLFCVAVTRYLAIAHHRFYAKRMTIWTCAAIICMVWTLAVAMAFPPVFDVGTYKFIRDEDQCIFEHRYLKTNDTLGFMLMLAVVVLATHGFYAKLLLFEYRHRKMKPVQLVPAISQNWTFHGPGATGQAAANWIAGFGRGPMPPTLLGIRQNLHNQHRRLLGMEEVRSERRLGRMFYTITLLFLVLWAPYIVACFWRVFVKSCTIPHRYLSITVWMSFAQAGVNPIFCLLLNEDLRKVLRAHLPTYWRTKQHLPQDEAYCIM; encoded by the coding sequence ATGGCTAACCAGAGCTTTGCCATCGATGGCCCCGGCAGTTTGCTGGCTGTACTGGCTTCGCAGAGCGGAATGGCAAGAGCCGGCAGCAACGGCGGCAGCAACGGCGGCAGCAACGGCGGAGGAATCTCTGCCGCAGATGTCTCCGCCTACTTTAAGCTGGTCTTCTTGGGTCTGATCATCTGTGTGGGCCTCGTAGGCAACCTCTTGGTCTCCCTGCTGGTTCTCCGGGACAGGACACTTCACAAGGCTCCGTACTTCTTTCTCCTGGACCTGTGCCTGGCCGATGCGGTTCGCTCCGCTGCCTGCTTCCCCTTCGTGCTGGTTTCCGTCCACAACAGCTCGTCCTGGACCTACAGCGCCTTGAGTTGTAAAGTGGTGGCTTTCATGGCTgtgctgttttgttttcacgCTGCCTTCATGCTGTTCTGTGTGGCCGTCACCCGCTACCTTGCCATCGCCCACCACAGATTCTACGCCAAGCGCATGACCATCTGGACCTGCGCCGCCATCATTTGCATGGTGTGGACTCTGGCCGTCGCCATGGCGTTCCCACCCGTCTTTGACGTGGGGACGTACAAGTTCATCCGCGATGAGGACCAGTGCATTTTTGAACACCGCTACCTGAAGACCAACGACACTCTGGGCTTCATGCTCATGCTGGCCGTGGTGGTCCTCGCCACCCACGGCTTCTACGCCAAGCTGCTTCTATTCGAGTACCGGCACCGCAAGATGAAACCTGTCCAGCTGGTGCCAGCGATCAGCCAGAACTGGACTTTCCACGGTCCCGGGGCCACAGGTCAGGCCGCAGCTAACTGGATTGCAGGTTTCGGTCGGGGTCCCATGCCACCCACCCTGTTGGGCATCAGGCAAAACTTACACAATCAACATCGGCGGCTGCTCGGGATGGAAGAGGTGAGGTCAGAGAGGAGGCTGGGCAGGATGTTCTACACCATCACCCTGCTCTTCCTGGTCCTCTGGGCTCCTTACATCGTGGCGTGCTTCTGGAGGGTCTTTGTCAAGTCCTGCACCATCCCCCACAGGTACCTTTCCATCACAGTGTGGATGAGCTTCGCCCAAGCCGGAGTCAACCCCATCTTCTGTCTCCTGCTCAACGAGGACCTGAGGAAAGTGCTGAGAGCTCACCTGCCCACATACTGGAGGACTAAACAACACCTGCCCCAGGACGAGGCCTACTGCATTATGTGA